From Coregonus clupeaformis isolate EN_2021a unplaced genomic scaffold, ASM2061545v1 scaf0627, whole genome shotgun sequence:
aggCTATcgtgatctctggctccctcttgagtcatttgtgtatcttaattatttaatcaaactgtGTGCTTAAAGCAAGTTCAGTACATATAcagtagttgattttattaaaacacatatggtgtgtatatatggaaaaatacacgttttacaatttcgaccaatcgattgaaAAGATTAGAAAAGACGACTCTTGGTCAACCAACATTTTTGTTTAGTCGGGACAGCCCTAATGGGGAGGTCGATCTAACTCTATGGGtggtcccctctgtctgtctgccagctaCCTGGTGATGGAACTGATGGATGCCAGTCTGTGCCAGGTCATCCACATGGACCTGGACCATGAGAGGATGTCCTACCTGCTCTACCAGATCCTCTGTGGCATCAGACACCTGCACTCTGCTGGCATCATCCACAGGGTCAGTCATTGGCTGATCGTGAATATGTGTTGTATGCAGAGTGATAACATAAGCCATGTAGGACATTACATTTATGGACATCTACTGTACTTTCCTAACATGTTGATTTGAGTGTGTAatccatcatcaccatcactaccatcataaccatcatcaccaccatcataaccatcatcaccaccacatttacattttagtcatttagcagacgctcttatccagagcgacttacaggagcaattagggttaagtgccttgcttaagggcacatcgacagatttttcacctagtcggctcggggattagaaccagcgacttttcggttactggcacaacgctcttacccactaagctacctgccgccccatcatcaccaccatcaccatcataaccatgaccaccatcatcatcatcaccaccaccatcataaccatcaccaccatcatcatcaccaccaccatcaccatcataaccatcatcatcatcatcatcatcaacaccaTCAACTTATTCACTTTGTTTGTATCTTCTCCAGGACCTGAAGCCCAGTAACATAGTGGTGAAGTCTGACTGTACTCTGAAGATCCTGGACTTTGGGCTGGCCAGAACAGCCTGCACTAACTTCATGATGACCCCTTACGTTGTGACCCGATACTACAGAGCACCAGAAGTCATCCTGGGCATGAAGTACAAAGAGAATGGTAAGAAATGCTCAAGGATGTTACCTTCTATTCTCAATCTCACCAACAGGATAAAACACTATTAGTTACTTGATTATACATGTCTATCTTGCACTGTTGATAATCTATGGCTGTTCTCCTTTTACCAGCAGCAAGGGTCCACATATGGCTGGTTATGATGCTGTGTgagatgaatgtgtgtgtgagatgaatgtgtgtgatgtgtgtgtaaccTCTATGTTTGTTTTCCTCCAAGTGGACATCTGGTCAGTGGGATGCATCATGGGAGAGATGGTGAAGGGTAGCGTTATATTCCAGGGCACGGATCGTATCCTTACCCAGTCAATCTATAACTCCCTATATGCTGTCTTTACATCTATAATATGACCattgtgtaagtcgctctggataagagcatctgctaaatgactaaaatgtaaatgtaatgtgtctgtgtgtttaaaCTGTATTTGGGTCACTATTAGAGATGTTGTATAATGTGTCTGCCAGGTTGACCTCCCCATCACAAGGTCAGGCATGTCAGGATGTCCTTCCTTTCTTTCCACATTCAATTGAAACAACAACATCAGCTAGCTACTTCCTTAGCTTACATGCATTTAATTCAAAGTGATGAATTGATGGTCCGTACTAACTGGAAATAGACTCGAAAAGTCTGGATCCTAACTGCTAAAGCCTCTTGCTACTGCTGTGTATGGTGCAATATTCAATATCCCATATGTTCCTGAACCTCCCATGAGGTATAACTAGGTGTTTTGCATTAGTTTGTATGTGTGTCCTGAACCAGCTCCGTATCAGACATTGACCAGTGGAACAAGGTGATTGAGGTTCTGGGCACGCCCCCCATGGAGTTTATGAACCGTTTGATGGAGACTGTGAGGAACTATGTGATGAACAAGCCCCAGTACCCAGGGGTCAGCTTCTCTCAACTCTTCCCTGACTGGGCCTTCCCGGCAGAGACAGAGCAGGATCAACTCAAGAGTAAGACTTATACCACCTACAGATGTCtacacagatctctctctctctctctctctctctcgctctctctctctctctctctctctctctctctctctctctctctctctctctctctctctctctctctctcgctcacttttCATTGATGAGCACCTTCCTATCTGATGTGGACATGACATTGGCAGCTTTTCTGCCTTCTTATCACTGCAGCCAGTCAAGCGCGGGACCTGCTGTCCAAGATGCTGGTGATTGACCCAGAGAGCCGTATTTCAGTGGAGGACGCCCTGGACCACCCCTACATCCACATGTGGTATGACCCAGGAGAGGCTGATGCGGTGAGTCTGgctgtaatataataataagatatgccatttaacagactATCATGCATGCGTACATTtgttatgtatgggtggtcctgggaatcaaacccactatcctggcatggcaagagccatgctttaccaactgagctacagcgcATATCAACATACTTCAGTCAGAAGCATATAAGATAGGAAGGTGCTCATCACTGAAAAGTTAaaatattgagagagagagagagagagagagagagagagagagagagagagagagagagagagagagagagagagagagagagagagagagagagagagagagagagagagagagagaagagagagagagactatcctatcaacgtgatctgaagaactgtaatatcctatcaatgtgatctgaagaaatgtaatatcctatgtttctccgaGTAGTGGTCTGCGAAAtggcaggaaaactgaaatccgttctaccagcatgtcacctgtgcaactagaggcgaaaaaactctagatgatctttactccacacacagagacgtatataagaagcggatgctaagctacaggagtGTTTTGCtaccacagactggaatatgttccgggattcatccgatggcattgaggagtataccacatcagtcaccaagCTTCATcgataagtgcatcgatgacgttgtccccacagtgaccgtacgtacatatcccaaccagacgCCATGGATTActggcaacatccacactgagataAAGGCTAGagatgccgctttcaaggagcaggacaatAATTCGGACGTTTATAACAAATCcctctatgccctcagacgaaccatcaaacaggcaaagcatcaatacaggaccaagatcgAATCCAACTACACCGGCTCTTACACTCGTCGGATGTTCCAGTGCTTGCAAAccatcacagattacaaagggaaacccagtcgcgagctgtccagtgacgaactaaataccttctatgctcgcttcaaggctagcaacactgaaccatgcatgagagcaccagctgactgtgtgatcacgctctccgtagccgatgtgagtaagacttttaaacaagTTAACAATCAcaaccgcagggccagacggattagcaggacgcgtactcagagcatgcgctgacctgctggcaagtgtcttcactgacattgtcaaactctccctgacccagtctgtaatacctacatgtttcaagctgaccaccatagtccctgtgcccaagaacgccaaggtaacctgtctaaatgactatcgcccgtagcactcacatctgtagccatggaatgctttgaaaggctggttatggctcacatcaacaccatcatcccagacacactggacccactccaattcatataccgccccaacagatccacagatgacgcaatctctattgcactccacactgctctttcccacttggacaaaaggaacatcaacgTGAGAATTCTGTTCACTAACTACAacacagcgttcaacaccatagtgctctccaagctcatcactaaactaaagACCCTGAGATTTaacacatccctctgcaactggatcctggacttcctgacgggcccccaggtggtaagggtaggaaacaacccctccgccacgctgaccctcaacacagggcccctcgggtgcgtgcttagtcccctcctgtactccctgatcacccacgactgcgtggccaagcactactccaacaccatcatttatGTTTGCAggtgacacgacggtggtaggcctgatcacagacgatgatgagacagcctacagggaggaggtcagagacctggcagtgtggtgccaggacaacaacctctccctcaccgTAAGCAAGGAAAATGAGctaattgtggactacaggaaatggagggccgagcagtggagcgggtcgagagcttcaagttcctcggtgtccacatcactaaggatctatcatggtccaaacacaccaacacagtcgtgaagagggcacgacaacgcctcttccccgtcaggaggctgaaaagatttggcatgggcactcagatcctcaagaagttctacagctgtacaATTGACagtatcttgactggctgcatcaccgcttggaatggcaactgcttgacatccgactgcaaggtgctacagagggtagtgtgtacggcctagtacatcactggggccaagttacCTGCCATCCAagacttctataccaggcggtgtcagaggaaggccctaaaaattgtcaaagactccagccacccaagtcatagactgttccctctgctaccacacggcaagcggtaccgatgcaccaagtcgggaaccaacaggaccctgaacagcttttacccccaagccataagactgctaaatatttAGTCTggatagctatttggttaactatttaactatctgcatttaccctttttgcactaactcttttgactcatcacatacgctgctgctactgtttattatctatcctgttgcctagtcactttatctctacctatatgtacacatctacctcaattacctcgtacccctgcacatccttactcattgtgtatttattccttgtgttattctatttttatttttctattatttcaacaacaacaacaaaagttatctgcattgttgggaagcatttcactgttagtctacacctgttgtttatgtaCAATTTGATTTGCTATCCCTCTGTTTGTGTCAACTGCTT
This genomic window contains:
- the LOC121541973 gene encoding mitogen-activated protein kinase 9, producing MSEGEGLFHSVQVGDSTFTVLTRYQQLRAIGSGAQGIVCSALDSVLGVPVAVKKLSRPFQNQTHAKRAYRELVLLKCVNHKNIIRLLNVFTPQNSLEEFQDLYLVMELMDASLCQVIHMDLDHERMSYLLYQILCGIRHLHSAGIIHRDLKPSNIVVKSDCTLKILDFGLARTACTNFMMTPYVVTRYYRAPEVILGMKYKENVDIWSVGCIMGEMVKGSVIFQGTDHIDQWNKVIEVLGTPPMEFMNRLMETVRNYVMNKPQYPGVSFSQLFPDWAFPAETEQDQLKTSQARDLLSKMLVIDPESRISVEDALDHPYIHMWYDPGEADAPPPQISDKQLEEREHSIEQWKELIYDELMDWEERNQNGVTKEDCADEVVNHSATASQSSSTSDFSSMSTEQTLASDTDSSCVDTLTGALEE